In Cinclus cinclus unplaced genomic scaffold, bCinCin1.1 SCAFFOLD_153, whole genome shotgun sequence, one genomic interval encodes:
- the LOC134057485 gene encoding olfactory receptor 14J1-like, with amino-acid sequence MFFFLLNLALTDLGSICTTVPKAMHNSLWDTNNISYSACAAQLFLFFFFLGTELSLLTIMCYDRYVSICKPLHYGTLLGSRACAHMAAAAWASAFLNALLHTANTFSLPLCHGNALGQFFCEIPQILKLSCSKSYLRELGLIAVSACLSLCCFVFIVFSYVQIFRAVLRIASEQGRHKTFSTCLPHLAVLSLFFSTGTFAYLKPASISSPSLDLALSVLYSVVPPALNPLIYSLRNQELKAAVWRLLTQVLQKH; translated from the coding sequence atgttcttcttcctgctcaacctggccctcactgacctgggctccatctgcaccactgtccccaaagccatgcacaattccctctgggacaccaacaacatctcctactctgcatgtgctgctcagctgtttctctttttcttctttcttggaaCAGAGttgtccctcctgaccatcatgtgctacgaccgctacgtgtccatctgcaaacccctgcactacgggaccctcctgggcagcagagcttgtgcccacatggcagcagctgcctgggccagtgcctttctcaatgctctgctgcacacagccaatacattttccctgcccctgtgccatggcaatgccctgggccagttcttctgtgaaatcccacagatcctcaaactctcctgctccaaatcctacctcagggaacttgggctcatTGCTGTTAGTGCCTGTTTATCACTgtgttgttttgtgttcattgttttctcctatgtgcagatcttcagggctgtgctgaggattgCCTCTGAACAGGGAAGGCACAAaaccttttccacctgcctccctcacctggctgtgctctccctgttcttCAGTACTGGCACGTTTGCCTACCTGAAACCTgcttccatctcctccccatccctggatctggccctgtcagttctgtactcagtggtgcctccagccctgaatcccctcatctacagcctgaggaaccaggagctcaaggctgcagtgTGGAGATTGCTGACTCAAGTATTACAAAAACATTAA
- the LOC134057483 gene encoding olfactory receptor 14A16-like, producing MTLIGLNFEHLTAKICAVPATGRIGRGGSAGPIDDPTLFHHILHTCTSSKGGGGVATLDVLKKPLYVALVAMVKQLLHFCLFLGISLAALLANGLIISAVACGHHLHTPMFFFLLNLALTDLGSICTTVPKAMHNSLWHTNNISYSACAAQVFFFAFFISAEYSLLTIMCYNRYVSICKPLHYGTLLGSRACAHMAAAAWASAFLYSLLHTANTFSLPLCQGNALGQFFCEIPQILKLSCSHSYFRELGLIAVSVCLVFGCFVFIVFSYVQIFRAVLRIPSEQGRHKAFSTCLPHLAVISLFLSTGFFAYLKPPSISSPSLDLALSVLYSVVPPALNPLIY from the exons ATGACCCTGATTGGGTTAAATTTTGAGCATCTCACCGCCAAGATTTGCGCTGTTCCCGCCACCGGCAGGATAGGCAGAGGGGGTAGTGCAGGGCCAATTGACGATCCAACACTTTTTCACCACATCCTCCACACCTGTACA TCTAGTAAG ggaggtggtggagtcgcCACCCTGGATGTGTTAAAAAAACCACTGTATGTGGCACTTGTGGCCATGGTCAAG cagctcctgcacttctgcctcttcctgggcatctccctggctgccctcctggccaacggcctcatcatcagcgccgtagcctgcggccaccacctgcacacccccatgttcttcttcctgctcaacctggccctcactgacctgggctccatctgcaccactgtccccaaagccatgcacaattccctctggcacaccaacaacatctcctactctgcatgtgctgctcaggtgtttttctttgcattcttcATCTCAGCCGAGtattccctcctgaccatcatgtgctacaaccgctacgtgtccatctgcaaacccctgcactacgggaccctcctgggcagcagagcttgtgcccacatggcagcagctgcctgggccagtgcctttctctattccctgctgcacacagccaatacattttccctgcccctgtgccagggaaatgccctgggccagttcttctgtgaaatcccccagatcctcaaactctcctgctcacactcctacttcagggaacttgggctcatTGCTGTTAGTGTCTGTTTGGTatttggctgttttgtgttcattgttttctcctatgtgcagatcttcagggctgtgctgaggatcccctctgagcagggaaggcacaaagccttttccacctgcctccctcacctggctgtgatctccctgttcctcagcactgggttttttgcctacctgaagcccccctccatctcctccccatccctggatctggccctgtcagttctgtactcagtggtgcctccagccctgaaccccctcatctac